The Podospora pseudocomata strain CBS 415.72m chromosome 1 map unlocalized CBS415.72m_1, whole genome shotgun sequence genome has a segment encoding these proteins:
- a CDS encoding uncharacterized protein (EggNog:ENOG503P3NV; COG:S), producing the protein MFSSSSKDMMNAAEGTEQPTEAGYEEVYVHPVLDLVSVSFTAHVDMLNTAAVGDDFDFDEDDADSADDDYPDDEDEYESDNANPPAPVGCLR; encoded by the exons ATgttctcatcttcttccaagGACATGATGAACGCCGCCGAAGGAACCGAGCAACCAACAGAGGCGGGGTACGAGGAAGTCTACGTCCACCCGGT TTTGGACCTGGTATCCGTGAGTTTCACGGCCCATGTGGACATGCTCAACACGGCGGCTGTCGGGGACGATTTCGATttcgacgaagacgacgcAGACAGCGCGGACGATGATTAccccgatgacgaggacgaatACGAGTCGGATAATGCCAATCCCCCGGCACCGGTTGGTTGCCTTCGGTGA
- a CDS encoding uncharacterized protein (COG:S; EggNog:ENOG503NWCE) has protein sequence MSNGTEVECQSHSLNVAGFDNGGFIEGRCCQPYFDATCCLPCPMTWAYPDTFGTMSEAANWVSVVKPEIGCVFLLLFGCAAG, from the exons ATGTCGAACGGAACAGAGGTTGAATGTCAAAGCCATTCTTTGAACGTCGCGGGTTTTGATAATGGCGGCT TTATTGAGGGCAGGTGTTGCCAGCCATACTTTGACGCAACGTGCTGCTTACCGTGCCCCATGACATGGGCCTACCCAGACACCTTCGGAACGATGAGTGAAGCGGCCAACTGGGTGTCGGTCGTGAAACCTGAGATTGGCTGcgtcttcctcctgctcttTGGCTGTGCTGCCGGTTAG